The Larus michahellis chromosome 2, bLarMic1.1, whole genome shotgun sequence genome window below encodes:
- the TAC1 gene encoding protachykinin-1 isoform X1, with product MFVRDVEAAMRLPLAFAVLLLASAQALAEEMGATDDLSYWSDWSDGDQVKEELPLPLEHFLQRMARRPRPQQFFGLMGKRDAGYGQISHKRHKTDSFVGLMGKRSLNSGSAERSIAQNYERRRK from the exons ATGTTTGTgagg GACGTCGAGGCGGCGATGAGACTCCCGTTGGCTTTCGCCGTGCTCCTCCTGGCTTCGGCCCAGGCGCTGGCCGAGGAGATGGGCGCCACCGACGACCTCAGCTACTGGTCCGACTGGTCCGACGGCGACCAGGTGAAG GAGGAGCTGCCGCTGCCCCTGGAGCATTTCCTGCAGAGGATGGCCCGGAGACCCCGGCCCCAGCAGTTCTTCGGCCTCATGGGCAAGCGGGATGCcg GATATGGCCAGATCTCTCAcaaaa ggCATAAAACAGACTCCTTTGTTGGACTTATGGGCAAAAGATCTTTAAATTCTG GATCCGCCGAAAGGAGCATAGCACAGAATTACGAACGGAGGCGTAAATGA
- the TAC1 gene encoding protachykinin-1 isoform X2, protein MRLPLAFAVLLLASAQALAEEMGATDDLSYWSDWSDGDQVKEELPLPLEHFLQRMARRPRPQQFFGLMGKRDAGYGQISHKRHKTDSFVGLMGKRSLNSGSAERSIAQNYERRRK, encoded by the exons ATGAGACTCCCGTTGGCTTTCGCCGTGCTCCTCCTGGCTTCGGCCCAGGCGCTGGCCGAGGAGATGGGCGCCACCGACGACCTCAGCTACTGGTCCGACTGGTCCGACGGCGACCAGGTGAAG GAGGAGCTGCCGCTGCCCCTGGAGCATTTCCTGCAGAGGATGGCCCGGAGACCCCGGCCCCAGCAGTTCTTCGGCCTCATGGGCAAGCGGGATGCcg GATATGGCCAGATCTCTCAcaaaa ggCATAAAACAGACTCCTTTGTTGGACTTATGGGCAAAAGATCTTTAAATTCTG GATCCGCCGAAAGGAGCATAGCACAGAATTACGAACGGAGGCGTAAATGA
- the TAC1 gene encoding protachykinin-1 isoform X3 has product MRLPLAFAVLLLASAQALAEEMGATDDLSYWSDWSDGDQVKEELPLPLEHFLQRMARRPRPQQFFGLMGKRDAGYGQISHKRSAERSIAQNYERRRK; this is encoded by the exons ATGAGACTCCCGTTGGCTTTCGCCGTGCTCCTCCTGGCTTCGGCCCAGGCGCTGGCCGAGGAGATGGGCGCCACCGACGACCTCAGCTACTGGTCCGACTGGTCCGACGGCGACCAGGTGAAG GAGGAGCTGCCGCTGCCCCTGGAGCATTTCCTGCAGAGGATGGCCCGGAGACCCCGGCCCCAGCAGTTCTTCGGCCTCATGGGCAAGCGGGATGCcg GATATGGCCAGATCTCTCAcaaaa GATCCGCCGAAAGGAGCATAGCACAGAATTACGAACGGAGGCGTAAATGA